A genomic region of Gossypium hirsutum isolate 1008001.06 chromosome D01, Gossypium_hirsutum_v2.1, whole genome shotgun sequence contains the following coding sequences:
- the LOC107922526 gene encoding trigger factor-like protein TIG, Chloroplastic — protein sequence MEVCVNSTKLLNLNQNTRLFVPRYSISHSFKNPILQFNNNVQKRPLNYPLNQRSCFSRQIRSLQRPISSRIKASPASSGTSGAETDKLPADIMVTETQEPNSRVRLSVEVPAAVGEDCYKRVLKEFMKQAKIPGFRPGKIPESVLLNYVGEESVQKATVESILKRTLPHAMSTVTGRALRDSVRIITKFSDMEKSYSSLSSLSYDVIVDVAPEVKWISENGYKSMKIVVEIDHDIEAEKACEQEIKRRHKSLGTLKIVTDRGLQVGDLAVLDISATTIEQDESNVQKVPAAESKGFQFDTEDDDKVLPGFLDSIIGIRQGETKSFPYVFPETWQQENLRGVEAQFTVECKELFYRDLPELNDSIADKLFPGCTDLNQVKESLLQKCQEMEQAAKDQATDNAILDQLCKMVEIDIPQSLFEEQGRQLYGARLLEIQANVKLNEQQLATLSSPKAVNEFLENQRENIINLIKQNLAVGDIFKRENLQFSTDELVKEVQNSVAEFKRHKQEYDEERVREQVQDVLEGAKVLEWLKEHADIQYVTR from the exons ATGGAGGTCTGTGTGAACTCCACAAAACTCCTCAATTTGAACCAAAACACCCGTCTTTTCGTTCCCAGATACTCCATTTCTCATTCTTTCAAAAACCCAATTCTCCAATTCAATAACAATGTCCAAAAAAGACCCTTAAATTATCCTCTTAACCAACGCTCTTGTTTTTCCCGCCAAATTCGATCGCTTCAACGGCCAATCTCATCTCGGATTAAGGCTTCACCAGCTTCTTCAGGGACTTCTGGAGCCGAGACAGATAAGCTTCCAGCTGATATAATGGTCACTGAGACTCAAGAGCCTAATTCAAGA GTAAGGTTGAGTGTAGAAGTTCCGGCTGCAGTAGGTGAGGATTGTTACAAAAGGGTCCTAAAGGAGTTTATGAAGCAAGCGAAG ATACCCGGATTTCGCCCAGGGAAGATCCCGGAGAGTGTTCTTCTTAATTATGTAGGTGAGGAAAGTGTTCAGAAGGCCACAGTAGAATCCATTCTGAAAAGAACCCTCCCTCATGCGATGTCTACG GTAACCGGAAGAGCTCTGAGAGATTCGGTTCGAATAATCACCAAATTTTCCGATATGGAAAAAAGCTATTCTTCTCTTAGCTCTCTTAG TTACGATGTGATTGTAGATGTGGCACCTGAAGTAAAATGGATATCCGAGAATGGATACAAAAGCATGAAGATTGTTGTCGAAATAGACCATGACATAGAAGCTGAAAAAGCCTGTGAACAGGAAATAAAACGCCGCCACAAGTCCTTAGGCACACTGAAAATTGTAACTGATAGAGGACTACAG GTTGGTGATCTTGCAGTCCTTGATATATCAGCAACAACTATTGAGCAAGATGAGTCTAATGTTCAAAAAGTTCCAGCTGCAGAGAGTAAAG gtTTTCAGTTTGATACAGAAGATGATGATAAAGTACTTCCCGGTTTCCTTGATTCAATAATCGGTATTCGACAAGGTGAAACCAAGTCCTTTCCGTATGTATTTCCAGAAACATGGCAACAAGAAAATCTTCGGGGTGTTGAAGCTCAATTTACT GTTGAATGCAAAGAACTATTCTACAGGGATTTACCCGAGTTAAATGACTCTATTGCCGATAAGCTTTTTCCTGGTTGCACCGACTTAAACCAG GTCAAGGAGTCGTTATTGCAAAAGTGCCAAGAAATGGAGCAAGCTGCGAAAGACCAAGCAACGGATAATGCAATTCTAGACCAGCTTTGCAAG ATGGTTGAGATCGATATTCCCCAATCCTTGTTTGAGGAACAAGGTAGGCAGCTTTATGGAGCTAGACTTCTAGAGATTCAg GCGAATGTAAAGCTAAATGAACAACAGTTGGCTACTCTGTCAAGTCCTAAGGCGGTGAATGAGTTTCTGGAGAACCAGAGAGAGAACATAATAAACTTGATAAAGCAGAATCTCGCAGTAGGAGATATTTTCAAACGTGAAAATTTGCAG TTTTCAACTGACGAGCTTGTGAAAGAGGTACAGAATTCGGTTGCCGAATTCAAACGACACAAGCAAGAATACGACGAGGAACGCGTGAGGGAACAG GTACAAGATGTGCTAGAGGGTGCAAAAGTGCTTGAATGGCTTAAAGAACATGCAGATATTCAGTATGTAACTAGATAA
- the LOC107922527 gene encoding phosphatidate cytidylyltransferase 1 isoform X2 has protein sequence MQKDNSAPSTPTSARARHRRRSNEFPADESKTNGHLLLVNDHNKYRSMWIRAFSSLWMLGFFLLVIYLGHLYVLAMVVIIQIFMARELFNLLRKAHEDKHLPGFRLLNWHFYFTAMLFVYGRILSHRLVNTVTSDKIFYRLVSRLIKYQMVICYFSYIAGFMWFILTLKKKMYKYQFGQFAWTHMILIVVFTQSAFTVANIFEGIFWFLLPASLIAVNDVAAYFFGFFFGKTPLIKISPKKTWEGFIGASVATTISAFVLPSTEIAILPVQWHALWLGLFASIIAPFGGFFASGFKRAFKIKDFGDSIPGHGGLTDRMDCQMVMAVFAYIYHQSFVVPQDYTVETIMSEILSSLTLEEQQILYMKLGQILQERMFGRN, from the exons atgCAAAAGGATAACAGTGCACCATCTACACCTACTAGTGCTCGAGCTCGGCACCGAAGACGGTCCAATGAG TTTCCGGCTGATGAGAGCAAAACAAACGGACATCTTTTACTAGTAAATGATCACAACAAATACCGGTCAATGTGGATTCGAGCTTTTTCATCTCTGTGGATGCTGGGGTTCTTCCTCCTGGTTATCTATTTGGGTCATCTTTATGTATTGGCCATGGTTGTTATTATCCAAATATTCATGGCAAGGGAGCTCTTCAATCTACTCAGAAAAGCTCATGAAGATAAACACCTGCCGGGGTTCAGGCTCTTGAATTG GCACTTTTACTTTACGGCTATGCTCTTTGTATATGGTCGCATTCTTAGTCACCGGCTCGTGAATACTGTAACTTCAGATAAAATTTTCTACAGGCTTGTGAGTAGGCTCATCAAGTATCAGATGGTTATTTGTTATTTCTCATACATAGCAG GTTTCATGTGGTTCATTCTTACACTAAAGAAGAAGATGTACAAGTATCAATTTGGGCAATTTGCATGGACACACATGATTCTCATTGTTGTTTTCACTCAGTCTGCATTTACTGTGGCCAACATTTTTGAAGGCATCTTCTG GTTCCTTCTCCCAGCATCACTAATTGCTGTCAATGATGTTGCAGCAtatttcttcggtttcttttttGGGAAAACTCCTTTGATCAAGATATCTCCTAAGAAAACGTGGGAGGGTTTCATTGGTGCATCGGTTGCAACTACAATCTCAGCATTTGTG TTGCCATCGACAGAGATAGCAATTCTGCCAGTTCAGTGGCATGCTTTATGGCTGGGCCTATTTGCATCAATTATTGCACCATTTGGAGGCTTTTTCGCAAGTGGTTTCAAGAGAGCTTTTAAGATTAAG GATTTTGGAGATAGTATACCTGGACATGGTGGACTTACCGACCGAATGGACTGCCAG ATGGTAATGGCTGTTTTTGCATACATCTATCATCAATCATTTGTTGTTCCCCAAGATTATACAGTTGAGACGATTATGAGCGAG ATATTAAGCAGCCTTACTTTGGAAGAGCAGCAAATACTGTATATGAAGTTAGGACAGATATTGCAGGAGAGAATGTTCGGACGGAACTGA
- the LOC107922527 gene encoding phosphatidate cytidylyltransferase 1 isoform X1 has product MQKDNSAPSTPTSARARHRRRSNEFPADESKTNGHLLLVNDHNKYRSMWIRAFSSLWMLGFFLLVIYLGHLYVLAMVVIIQIFMARELFNLLRKAHEDKHLPGFRLLNWHFYFTAMLFVYGRILSHRLVNTVTSDKIFYRLVSRLIKYQMVICYFSYIAGFMWFILTLKKKMYKYQFGQFAWTHMILIVVFTQSAFTVANIFEGIFWFLLPASLIAVNDVAAYFFGFFFGKTPLIKISPKKTWEGFIGASVATTISAFVLANIYGSFQWLTCPRKDLSTGWLHCDPGPLFKPEYYPLLPWLPSTEIAILPVQWHALWLGLFASIIAPFGGFFASGFKRAFKIKDFGDSIPGHGGLTDRMDCQMVMAVFAYIYHQSFVVPQDYTVETIMSEILSSLTLEEQQILYMKLGQILQERMFGRN; this is encoded by the exons atgCAAAAGGATAACAGTGCACCATCTACACCTACTAGTGCTCGAGCTCGGCACCGAAGACGGTCCAATGAG TTTCCGGCTGATGAGAGCAAAACAAACGGACATCTTTTACTAGTAAATGATCACAACAAATACCGGTCAATGTGGATTCGAGCTTTTTCATCTCTGTGGATGCTGGGGTTCTTCCTCCTGGTTATCTATTTGGGTCATCTTTATGTATTGGCCATGGTTGTTATTATCCAAATATTCATGGCAAGGGAGCTCTTCAATCTACTCAGAAAAGCTCATGAAGATAAACACCTGCCGGGGTTCAGGCTCTTGAATTG GCACTTTTACTTTACGGCTATGCTCTTTGTATATGGTCGCATTCTTAGTCACCGGCTCGTGAATACTGTAACTTCAGATAAAATTTTCTACAGGCTTGTGAGTAGGCTCATCAAGTATCAGATGGTTATTTGTTATTTCTCATACATAGCAG GTTTCATGTGGTTCATTCTTACACTAAAGAAGAAGATGTACAAGTATCAATTTGGGCAATTTGCATGGACACACATGATTCTCATTGTTGTTTTCACTCAGTCTGCATTTACTGTGGCCAACATTTTTGAAGGCATCTTCTG GTTCCTTCTCCCAGCATCACTAATTGCTGTCAATGATGTTGCAGCAtatttcttcggtttcttttttGGGAAAACTCCTTTGATCAAGATATCTCCTAAGAAAACGTGGGAGGGTTTCATTGGTGCATCGGTTGCAACTACAATCTCAGCATTTGTG CTCGCAAATATCTATGGTAGCTTTCAGTGGCTGACATGTCCTAGGAAG GATTTATCAACCGGTTGGCTTCACTGTGATCCTGGTCCACTTTTTAAGCCAGAGTATTATCCGTTGTTACCATGG TTGCCATCGACAGAGATAGCAATTCTGCCAGTTCAGTGGCATGCTTTATGGCTGGGCCTATTTGCATCAATTATTGCACCATTTGGAGGCTTTTTCGCAAGTGGTTTCAAGAGAGCTTTTAAGATTAAG GATTTTGGAGATAGTATACCTGGACATGGTGGACTTACCGACCGAATGGACTGCCAG ATGGTAATGGCTGTTTTTGCATACATCTATCATCAATCATTTGTTGTTCCCCAAGATTATACAGTTGAGACGATTATGAGCGAG ATATTAAGCAGCCTTACTTTGGAAGAGCAGCAAATACTGTATATGAAGTTAGGACAGATATTGCAGGAGAGAATGTTCGGACGGAACTGA